GGGAAGTCCAATCGTTGGATTGCTGCTGAAATTGGCGTCTGCCCGCAGACCATTAATAATGAAATCAAGCGAGGTACAGTAGATCAGGTCAAGAAGAGTAATGGCAAGCGCGTCTACCATCGACAATACCTGCCAGAGGCTGCTCAGGCACGTTACGAGACTGCACGCTTGAGCTGCCATCGTCCTGACAAGTTCGCCAGCGTACAGGTCTTCTTAGCCTGGTACGTACAGCGAGCTAAGCAGGACAAATGGTCGCCGGATGCTTCGATCGGCTATGCCAAGCGACACAAGCTGTTTACTCCTGAAGAGCTTGTTTGTGCCTCGACTTTGTACCAGTACATTGACGACCAACGCCTAGAGATTCGAAATATCGACCTGTTGGAGAAGACTAAGCGGAAGACCTCTCACCAGCACCACACCAAGGCTAAGCGCCTGGCTGGCCGCAGTATCGAGGAACGGCCTAAGGTCGTTGAACGACGCAGGCAGTTCGGTCACTGGGAGATGGATACCATTGTCGGTAAACGCAATGGCAAGGAGAGCGTCATCTTGACTCTGATTGAGCGCAAGACCCGTTGCCAACTTCTCCGCTTGATCGAAGGACGAGATGCAGACTCTGTGAGCTATGCATTGCGTGGAATCAAGCGCGAATGGGGAGCTTGCATCAAGACCATCACAGCCGACAACGGACCCGAGTTCACCGCCTTAAATACTGCTTTTGCTGGGACGGAAACTGAGATCTTCTACGCCCATCCTTACACGTCCTGCGACCGTGGCACCAACGAGGCACATAACCGGATGATCCGCCAGGACTTCCCTAAGGGCATGTCCCTAGATGACATTAGCCCTAGTCAAGTGCAGGCCACGCAAGACCGCTTGAATCAGTTGCCTCGCAAACAACAGGGCTACTGCACACCCCAGCAAAACTTTGAGGCCGAAGCTCGGCGCGTTCACCGCATGGCCCAGTAGTCTCTCTAGCGCCACAACTTCTATTTGATAACGGCCTGTTCTGGGATTGTCCTCAACGACTGGCTAACTTGTTCTTGCAATTTACGAAAAAAAAGAAAGCCGATTTTGCTTTCTTTTTGCATTTTACTGCGGTATTAAGCTTGTTCTTCCGTTAATTTAAGATAGAAATTCGCCAATGTCATACTGCGATACGGGATGACCCAGATGGAAGCCAGCCCCATAGTAATCAACTCTAACAGCCACCAGCCCAGAAAACTCAGCAATAACACAAAGTAATCCCACTTATGGCCAAACATCAACTCTCGGCTGCGGGTCACGGCTTCGGTATAGCCAATCGGTTGGCCGCTATCGATCGCATCCCGATAAATCCATTGCGCCTGTGAATACGCCATCGCCTTAACAATCCCCGGGACAATCAGCAAGAACATCCACAGGAAAATCCAGAGCCATTGCAACAGACCAATCAACAAGCTGCCCAGAAAATATTCGCCCCGTTCAAAAATCTTGAACATCTGCATCCAACTAAACTGATGATCCGACCGGCCGCGAAGACCATCGATCATCGCAAACATGACGCCAATCATCAGTAACACACCCAACAGGCTCAAAAAAATAACAATTGACTGCCACATCTGCCAGTATTCATTCACCCGCCCGCCTGTGACCGTGAATATATCTCCCCGCAACAGAGTATGCCATTCCCCGCGATGTACTTCATGTACGGAAGGAAACGGCACAAGCGTTGCGAATGCCATCAACAGTAACGCCGGTAAACTAATGCGCAGATAATAGCTAAAGTTGGGATTCAATTCCGCCTTGGCTTGATTCTTTAGTGATGTCCGGTCCACAGACAACTCCCCCTTAACTGTGATTGCCTCATACAGTTGCTGGGAATATCATAACAGAAAAGCCCGTTTTGTTACACAAACTTGAGCGGGACCTTCGGATTGAGTCGTGGCTTCCCGCGCAAAAGTGTAAACTCATCGCCACTTACGGTTAACTCGGTTTTCGAATCAAAAAACCCAGCCGCATAGCTTTTGATTAAAACCGGTCCTACTGGGGAATCAAGGTGCGCATCAAATACATCCGGCACATTACGGCGTGGCAATATCAGGAGACTGAATTTAGCTTGGGATGCATCATGATACTGTCGCGAATAAGGCCCGATGCCATCATTTAAATCCAAAACCAACACCCGATCTGCGTGTAAAAGCGGCGCCAGTCGGGCTGCTGCCTGTGCAGATATATTAAGCTCCATATTTCACCCCCACAAGTACAATAATCCTTGTCGCCCACATTATGGAACGGATTGCCACAGGATACAACCAGCTTGTAAAAGTTTAACGAAATGCCTAAAATTGGTGTAATGAACCACGATGCTATTCTGTCAGTTAAGACGAGGTGTGCCAATGAATATCTATTCGGCTTTAAAGTTTATCCAGATCGATCATGCACAAGTCAATCACCTGCAGGTTGTCGTCACCGACCAAAGCGGCAAGCCTGATGCCGGCATGACCGATTTATTAATCGACTGCCTCAACAAGATCGATATTTTCGTTGATCTCAGCACCACCGACCGCGTCAGTGATGTCATTGACGATCTCAACTTACTCACGCCGCTGCCATATGATGTTCTCGAAGAATACCAAAAGATTCTCGAGCAGCCCATCAACGGCATCAACGTTGCGATGAAAAAGCAGTTGATCGAATTCATTTATGCGCTGACTGTTTGAACCAACGGCGCCAACTGCTTCTGCTGTTTCATTTTAACAAGCTCGCCTCTCTGCCAGCAATCTTTGCTGTCGCAGATAGGTGGGCTTTTTTAGTGTGAGCGTGAGCCAGCCCGGTTAGAAATCGGAGTGTAAGTGGCCTCAGGCGTGATGGCCCGACCTTGGCCATTGCGCCTGAGGTCCTTACACGCAGGTTTCTGGGCTGGCGAACGCGTTATGGTGAGCGTGAGCCGGCGCGCTTAGAAGTCGGAGTGTAAGCGGCCTTGGGCGTGATGGCCCGGGCTTAGGCCATTGCGAACAAGGTCCTTACACGCAGGTTTCTGGGCTGGCGAACGCGTTATGGTGAGCGTGAGCCGGCGCGCTTAGAAGTCGGAGTGTAAGCGGCCTTGGGCGTGATGGCCCGGGCTTAGGCCATTGCGAACAAGGTCCTTACACGCAGGCTTCTGCGCTGGCGAACGCGTTTGGGTGAGCGACAGCCATTTCAAAACGCAAGCACCACTTCAATCGAACCCGTGTGGCAAAAGCAACGTAATAAGTTCATTTTTATGACAACAACAGTTTCGCTTGTCGCCATTTTCTGCTATCCTGACGAAAACGGAGGCGAAAAAATGAACGAAACGGGATATTCTTTGCCAGCTAACATCAAATTTGTCTGGCGCGCCGATATATTCATCTGGTCTTTCAACTTTTTTGTTGTTGGCTTACTTTTGCTCATCGCCAGTCATTTTTGGCATTGGCCTTCATGGCTAGGTCTTGGCGTCATTGGGTTAACGGTGCTGCAATATATTATCCGACGGGTCCTCGTGTCTTATCGCTATCGATTTTTGCGCTACAACATCACCCCGACCGCAGTTTTCCTTCAAAAAGGGTTCTTCTTCCGTAAAAATGAAGCGATCCCGATTGCTCGCATTCAAAATGTGACGTTGGAACAGGGACCGCTTCTCCGGTGGCAACAATTGCAACAGGTCAACATCGAAACCGCCAGCACGGCCCATGTCATTGACGGGGTAACGGCATCCGTTGCCAATCAGTTGCGGACCCAGATTTTGAAGCTGGCACAGGAGGCGCGCGATGAATGAACAACCGCACCGCCTTGCGCCTGTCGCGTTACTGATACTATGGGTCAAAAATGTCGTCGCTTTATGGCCAATATTTGTCGGTGGCTTATTTTCGATGTTCGGTTCCAAAATGAGTTTTAAAGAACTGCTGTTTTGGCTAGCCTTGATTCTTGGGAGCGTCACCTTAATGCTCGGATGGTCAATCCTGCGTTATTTGCGTTTCACCTATTTAGTAGCACCTGATGGCTTAACCATTCAAAGCGGGGTCTTCATCCGCAAGACCAACCATATTCCGTACGACCGGATTCAAACCGTCCAGCGCCAGCAATGGTTTTTCCTGAAGCCACTTGGGCTGGAACAGGTCTCCATCGAAACAGCCGGAAAAGAAACTAGAAAAGCGGAAGGCCAACTGGCAGCTGTGCCGACCGCCGTTGCCGATACGATCAATCGTTATCGCCAAGGAATTGGGCCGGAATCGGCAACATCCACTACTACAAAGACGACTGATGCGGATGCCGATGCCGCCACCCGGACCCGCGTCGTCAACACGGAACCGGTTCCGGACGCTGCCTATAAAATTAATTCCCACGACCTTAATCAATATGCGCTCACATCGCTTGGTTTCATCCCCATCATCACCGGGATCCTTTGGGTGTTGGACAAGGCTCAGGAATACCTACCTGATAGCTGGTACCAGCAAGCTGAACACGCCATCACGGGTTTAGCCATTTACCTTTTGATCGGCTTAAGCATCATCGTTTTAGTGCTGGGATTTGCTGTTTCTTATTTGAATATCTTGCAAAAATATTATCGCTTCACGCTTGATCGCACGGGAAACGAACTGCGCACCAGCCGCGGCTTTTTCCAAACCAACACAGTCAGTGCCCGTCTCTCGCGCGTGCAGGCAGTCCGGTTTAAACAAAGCATTCTCCGCCAATGGTTTCATCTCACCACCGTTCAGGCGTTGCTGGCTTCAGGTGCAGCTGATGACGAGCAAAATAACGATCTGGTTTTGATGCCGGTGATCCGGCAGCGCTCGGCCATGACGGACATGCGCAAGTTCATCAGCTGGTTGCCGACAACAATACCGGAACTGCAACCGATTCCGGTGCGAAACCGCTGGTACTATGTGCGGAATATGCCGCTGGGGAATCTCGCTTTTATTGTCGCACCGATTATTTTAGCCAGCGTTTTGTGGCTACACGTCAGCTGGTGGGTCTGGTTGCTGCCGATTGGCGGGCTATGGTTGCTCATCATGGCACTCCAAGGCCAATATGCCGCAACAAACGCTGCTATTGCCATTGCGCCGCCAGATCAACTCGTCATCCAAGTCGGCGAAGTCTGGACCCGCCAGCGCTACTATGTCCGGAAAAAAGACATCCAGGCGATGAGCTTAGCGCAATCCATCTGGATGAAACCGTGCGGCGTTGCGCACTTGAACATTCATGTGCGAAAAGGCAATAGCGATCAAACGATTACGTCCCGCTACATGAAGGCTGACTTAGCCAAGGAAATTTTAAGTTGGTATCAACCACTGCCATAGTCTAGGTAGATGAAGTTAGGAGTTTGCCATGCTACTGAATAAAATTCAATATACGCCGCCACTTCAGGCAACATCCTATCCATTCAACCTCCCTTGGCAAGCGCATTTCCGTGAACTAAAGCTGACCCAGCCGGTGACCATTTTGACCGGTGATAACGGCAGCGGCAAATCAACGTTGCTAAACGCGATCGCCGCCAACTACAACGCTATCTTGATGAGCGGCGCGTCCCTCGAAGATGATCCTGAATACGACAATAGCCGGGCATTGGCGCACCAGCTCAAGTTAACGTGGACTTATCGCACCAAGTCCGGCTTTTTATTCCGCGCCGACGATTTTATTTCATTCATTCGCGCCACCCGCGGCCGCATCAAATATGCCCAGGCTCAGCTTGAACACTTAGCGCCCAAAAGTCTGGAACGTCTGCCCTATCTGAATACACTCGCAGAAGTCCATCACCTATATAAAGTCGATTTGGACACTCTATCACACGGTCAGGCCTTTCTCGCCTTATTCCGCGCCCGCTTACACGCGAACGCCCTATATTTGCTAGACGAACCCGAATCACCATTGACCCCGGAAAATCAATTGAGTTTGCTAGCTTTGATTCATGAAGCGGTCACTAATGGCGCACAATTCATCATCAGCACCCACTCCCCTATTTTAATGGCCTACCCTGATGCGCAGCTACTGGCCTTGGGTGACACGCTTGCACCCATTCAATACGACCAGATTGAGCACATCACTTTCCTCCGCAGCTTCTTAGATGACCCGCAGCGATTCGTTTATCATCTTTTGCACGATTGAATCATTGTCATTAACGGCGAAAATGTTTTAAGGTGGCACTAGGGCATTGTCTGGCATTGGAAAAGTCCGGAGTTTATCGCCCCTTTTGCACCGATGACTGCCGGAAATGCCTGTGAGAGGAGAGATGTCTGCATGCTTACATCAGCTTGGACCAAGCAATTACCGTTAAATCATATCACCTCGATCACCCCGGTTGGTGGAGGCGATGTCAATAAAGCTTATCGGGTTGATACCTCCGAGAAGCCTTACTTTCTGCTCGTTCAACCTGGCTACCCCGCCAGCTTCTATGCCGGGGAAATCGCCGGCTTAAAAGCCTTTGAAGCTGCCCAGGTGTTAGCACCGCGCGTGATCGCCAACGGCAGCATCGAAGGCGATGGCTACCTATTATTGAGCTTCTTGACCAGTGGCCACGGCTCGCAACGTGAACTGGGGCGGCTTGTCGCCCACCTGCATCAGCATCACGAACCCGCCGGCCGCTTCGGCTTCGACTATCCATACGCCGGCACGAGCGTATCATTTTCCAATGATTGGACCGATTCGTGGGCGGACTTGTTCATTCACCAACGTCTCGACAAACTGGCCGCTCACATACTGAAAAAGGGCCTGTGGCAGGCCGACGATCAAGCAACGTTTGACCAAGTTCGCACCATTATCAGCAAGACCCTCAGCCAGCATCATAGCGAAGCATCTTTACTCCATGGTGACTTATGGGGTGGCAATTACATGTTCACGGCAGACGGGCAGCCAGCACTCATTGACCCCGCCGCAGTTTACGGCGACCGCGAACTTGATATCGGCGTGACCACCGTCTTTGGCGGGTTCAACCAAGAGTTCTACGCCGGTTACCAAGAAACCTACCCACTCGAACCCGGCTATCCATTTCGACTCGACTTCTACCGGTTGTATTACTTAATGGTGCATCTCGACAAATTCGGCATGGCCTATGCTGGCAGCGTGGCAGCAGTCATGGACCGCATTCTCGACCATGGCGTGCCGGAAAAACAAGAACAAAACGATTAGCATGCCAACATGAAAGGGAAAACATTTTGACTAAGCACCATTATTTCCCGGGAAATTCTCAAAAATTGCCAAACAAAAACGGTTCAGAAGAGACAAGCTTGTCTCACTGAACCGTTTTTGTCGTGTCACCGGCAAAGCGTTGCCATAACACTAAATTCTAAGCATTCAAGACCTTATTCAAGAAGTTCTTGGTTCGCTCTTCTTTTGGATGCTCAAAGATATCTTCAGGCTTGCCTTGTTCAAGGATGGTGCCGTTATCAAAGAAGACCACCCGATCGGCAACTTCTTTAGCGAAGCCCATTTCGTGGGTCACAATCACCATGGTCATTCCTTGCTTTGCAAGCCGCCGCATAACGCCCAGTACGTCACCGACCATTTCCGGATCCAACGCACTGGTTGGTTCGTCAAACAACATGATATCCGGATGCATGGCCAACGCCCGCGCAATCGCGACACGCTGCTGCTGCCCGCCGGAAAGCTGCGCCGGCATCGCATCAGCCTTGTCTGTCAGCCCAAC
Above is a window of Lacticaseibacillus casei DSM 20011 = JCM 1134 = ATCC 393 DNA encoding:
- a CDS encoding DUF975 family protein, which encodes MDRTSLKNQAKAELNPNFSYYLRISLPALLLMAFATLVPFPSVHEVHRGEWHTLLRGDIFTVTGGRVNEYWQMWQSIVIFLSLLGVLLMIGVMFAMIDGLRGRSDHQFSWMQMFKIFERGEYFLGSLLIGLLQWLWIFLWMFLLIVPGIVKAMAYSQAQWIYRDAIDSGQPIGYTEAVTRSRELMFGHKWDYFVLLLSFLGWWLLELITMGLASIWVIPYRSMTLANFYLKLTEEQA
- a CDS encoding PH domain-containing protein, producing the protein MNETGYSLPANIKFVWRADIFIWSFNFFVVGLLLLIASHFWHWPSWLGLGVIGLTVLQYIIRRVLVSYRYRFLRYNITPTAVFLQKGFFFRKNEAIPIARIQNVTLEQGPLLRWQQLQQVNIETASTAHVIDGVTASVANQLRTQILKLAQEARDE
- a CDS encoding AAA family ATPase, encoding MLLNKIQYTPPLQATSYPFNLPWQAHFRELKLTQPVTILTGDNGSGKSTLLNAIAANYNAILMSGASLEDDPEYDNSRALAHQLKLTWTYRTKSGFLFRADDFISFIRATRGRIKYAQAQLEHLAPKSLERLPYLNTLAEVHHLYKVDLDTLSHGQAFLALFRARLHANALYLLDEPESPLTPENQLSLLALIHEAVTNGAQFIISTHSPILMAYPDAQLLALGDTLAPIQYDQIEHITFLRSFLDDPQRFVYHLLHD
- a CDS encoding PH domain-containing protein; the protein is MNEQPHRLAPVALLILWVKNVVALWPIFVGGLFSMFGSKMSFKELLFWLALILGSVTLMLGWSILRYLRFTYLVAPDGLTIQSGVFIRKTNHIPYDRIQTVQRQQWFFLKPLGLEQVSIETAGKETRKAEGQLAAVPTAVADTINRYRQGIGPESATSTTTKTTDADADAATRTRVVNTEPVPDAAYKINSHDLNQYALTSLGFIPIITGILWVLDKAQEYLPDSWYQQAEHAITGLAIYLLIGLSIIVLVLGFAVSYLNILQKYYRFTLDRTGNELRTSRGFFQTNTVSARLSRVQAVRFKQSILRQWFHLTTVQALLASGAADDEQNNDLVLMPVIRQRSAMTDMRKFISWLPTTIPELQPIPVRNRWYYVRNMPLGNLAFIVAPIILASVLWLHVSWWVWLLPIGGLWLLIMALQGQYAATNAAIAIAPPDQLVIQVGEVWTRQRYYVRKKDIQAMSLAQSIWMKPCGVAHLNIHVRKGNSDQTITSRYMKADLAKEILSWYQPLP
- a CDS encoding fructosamine kinase family protein; amino-acid sequence: MLTSAWTKQLPLNHITSITPVGGGDVNKAYRVDTSEKPYFLLVQPGYPASFYAGEIAGLKAFEAAQVLAPRVIANGSIEGDGYLLLSFLTSGHGSQRELGRLVAHLHQHHEPAGRFGFDYPYAGTSVSFSNDWTDSWADLFIHQRLDKLAAHILKKGLWQADDQATFDQVRTIISKTLSQHHSEASLLHGDLWGGNYMFTADGQPALIDPAAVYGDRELDIGVTTVFGGFNQEFYAGYQETYPLEPGYPFRLDFYRLYYLMVHLDKFGMAYAGSVAAVMDRILDHGVPEKQEQND
- a CDS encoding IS30 family transposase, producing MQKQDSTHRQKGQHLTSLERGKVAGFRQAGKSNRWIAAEIGVCPQTINNEIKRGTVDQVKKSNGKRVYHRQYLPEAAQARYETARLSCHRPDKFASVQVFLAWYVQRAKQDKWSPDASIGYAKRHKLFTPEELVCASTLYQYIDDQRLEIRNIDLLEKTKRKTSHQHHTKAKRLAGRSIEERPKVVERRRQFGHWEMDTIVGKRNGKESVILTLIERKTRCQLLRLIEGRDADSVSYALRGIKREWGACIKTITADNGPEFTALNTAFAGTETEIFYAHPYTSCDRGTNEAHNRMIRQDFPKGMSLDDISPSQVQATQDRLNQLPRKQQGYCTPQQNFEAEARRVHRMAQ
- a CDS encoding iron-sulfur cluster biosynthesis family protein, with the protein product MELNISAQAAARLAPLLHADRVLVLDLNDGIGPYSRQYHDASQAKFSLLILPRRNVPDVFDAHLDSPVGPVLIKSYAAGFFDSKTELTVSGDEFTLLRGKPRLNPKVPLKFV